One Ignavibacterium sp. DNA segment encodes these proteins:
- a CDS encoding adenylosuccinate synthase, translating into MGATVLVGSQWGDEGKGKIVDLISKEYDVVARYQGGANAGHTVEIGDKKYILHLIPSGILREKVVCVIGNGVVIDPTALLEEIDLLKANNIDVDNRLFISHNAHLIMPYHKLLDSISENSEIKIGTTGRGIGPCYIDKYGRKGIRIVDLLDRVELEKKIRINLKEKNEFLQKVHGHAGLDVEAIVKEYLEFDQIIDKYIKDAPAYLNRALDEGKSVLLEGAQGTFLDIDHGTYPFVTSSNPTSGGACTGSGIAPTRIDSVIGIVKAYTTRVGNGPFPTELLDEEGNKLREFGAEFGATTGRPRRCGWFDAYLLSYSRMINGITSVALTKLDVLSNFNQIKVCVGYEINGKRLKSFPTNVNQLNSVTPVYETLDGWNTDISNCESYDDLPAKTLDYLDFISRHSGIKINIISVGPKRKQTFFVDH; encoded by the coding sequence ATGGGTGCAACTGTTCTTGTTGGCTCGCAATGGGGCGACGAAGGCAAAGGAAAGATTGTTGACCTAATCAGCAAAGAATATGATGTTGTTGCCAGATATCAGGGAGGTGCAAACGCAGGACATACTGTTGAAATTGGTGATAAAAAATATATACTGCATTTAATTCCCTCCGGAATACTAAGAGAAAAAGTAGTCTGCGTAATTGGCAATGGAGTGGTCATAGATCCAACTGCTTTACTTGAAGAAATTGATCTGTTAAAAGCAAATAATATTGATGTTGATAACAGATTATTTATCAGTCATAACGCACATCTTATTATGCCATATCATAAATTATTAGATTCAATCAGTGAAAACAGTGAAATTAAAATTGGTACTACCGGACGTGGAATTGGACCTTGCTACATTGATAAATATGGCAGAAAAGGAATTAGAATTGTTGATCTGCTTGACAGAGTTGAACTAGAAAAAAAGATCAGAATTAATCTGAAAGAAAAAAATGAATTTCTGCAGAAAGTTCATGGTCACGCGGGACTGGATGTAGAAGCTATTGTTAAAGAATATCTTGAGTTTGATCAGATAATTGACAAATATATTAAAGATGCACCGGCATACTTGAATCGTGCTCTTGATGAAGGCAAATCCGTTTTACTTGAAGGAGCACAAGGAACTTTCCTGGATATTGATCACGGAACCTATCCCTTTGTCACTTCTTCAAATCCAACATCTGGCGGCGCATGTACAGGCAGCGGAATTGCACCAACCAGGATCGATAGCGTTATTGGCATAGTAAAAGCTTACACCACAAGAGTAGGTAATGGACCCTTCCCTACTGAGCTGCTTGATGAAGAAGGAAATAAATTAAGAGAATTTGGTGCTGAGTTTGGTGCAACAACCGGGAGACCAAGACGCTGCGGCTGGTTTGATGCTTATCTTCTTTCCTATTCAAGAATGATTAACGGAATCACTTCTGTTGCATTAACTAAACTTGATGTATTAAGTAATTTTAATCAAATAAAAGTATGTGTTGGTTATGAAATAAATGGTAAACGATTAAAAAGTTTTCCTACAAATGTTAATCAGCTAAATAGCGTAACTCCGGTATACGAAACTCTTGATGGCTGGAACACAGATATATCCAATTGTGAGAGTTACGACGATCTGCCTGCTAAAACTTTAGATTATTTGGATTTTATTTCCAGACACTCTGGTATCAAAATAAATATAATCTCGGTTGGACCGAAGAGAAAACAGACTTTTTTTGTTGATCATTAG
- a CDS encoding PP2C family protein-serine/threonine phosphatase, translated as MLLNKYKINANLSWWIIGVLAFSIILYRLLFFSRESQLYYIINDLIVIPLTVITILVIIRKIKRSGAHPSVLVLNSGIIVAFVFLVLLFSEPVLNSLSLDSKTLTSNLNFYQSISLSLYSLMFLALTSYWFATLKELYFFKRYRSEHTYFYLMIIFIVLTSATSIALKDKQYVYINDTFQIVTLILIIFNSLKISWIAFISKKEKITLLIQSIIIAILFSLSYATSSINSFSGKILADFSMSFYSFYSLILLYGGIYFTVLFFTTLFHIPTAEAYDRKAKEVSSLQYFSKLINQVLDFDDLADTITDIVTKVSSADSAWIIQENSNELKTIANKNIAYVDADLINRYLLESGVCEKIAETKICSLSKYADRTRLSEKFGSIAISNLKSIDNQKRYLIAARKNDLIFFEEDKTAINTFADYASVAIENSLLLEQSIEKQRLEKELDVARDIQKRILPKENPELENLSISSFFIPAFEVGGDYYDFFEISKTKLGFIIADVSGKGISAAFIMAEVKGIFNSLSKMIDKPKQILEKANEILIHRLRKKDFVSALYGIIDSEKEELTFARAGHCPAILIRQNKIQSFKTSGIGLGLTNCFDFNNHLEEIKINLRDSDTFVFYTDGITEAKNDKLEDFGEEQFANILVEYSDKNVNEIADQVIKEVSLFSSSHHQYDDITLIILKWNKKNNSNGV; from the coding sequence TTGCTTCTTAACAAATACAAAATAAATGCAAACTTAAGCTGGTGGATAATTGGAGTATTAGCCTTTTCAATTATTCTCTATAGACTTTTATTTTTTTCAAGGGAGTCTCAGCTTTATTATATAATAAACGATTTGATCGTAATTCCCTTAACTGTTATAACAATACTAGTAATCATCCGAAAGATTAAACGCTCGGGTGCCCATCCTTCAGTGTTGGTTTTAAATTCAGGTATAATTGTTGCGTTTGTCTTTTTGGTCTTACTTTTTTCTGAACCAGTTCTTAACAGTTTATCATTGGATTCAAAAACTTTAACTTCAAACCTAAATTTCTATCAGAGTATCTCACTTAGTTTATATTCGCTGATGTTCCTTGCTTTAACATCTTATTGGTTTGCCACCCTAAAAGAATTATATTTTTTTAAAAGATATCGTTCAGAACACACATACTTTTATTTGATGATTATCTTTATTGTACTCACTTCAGCTACAAGCATTGCATTAAAAGATAAACAATATGTTTACATAAACGATACTTTTCAAATTGTTACTTTGATCCTTATCATTTTCAATTCATTAAAAATTTCCTGGATAGCTTTCATATCAAAGAAAGAAAAAATTACTCTGCTTATTCAATCAATTATTATTGCCATTTTATTCAGTTTAAGTTATGCAACCAGCAGCATAAATAGTTTTAGCGGTAAAATACTCGCTGATTTTTCAATGTCGTTTTATTCTTTTTACTCTTTGATATTATTATATGGCGGAATTTATTTTACAGTTTTATTTTTTACTACTTTATTCCATATCCCGACAGCAGAAGCTTATGACAGAAAGGCAAAAGAAGTTTCATCACTTCAATATTTCAGCAAACTAATTAATCAGGTTTTGGATTTTGATGATCTGGCAGACACAATTACTGATATTGTTACAAAAGTCAGCAGTGCAGATTCAGCGTGGATAATACAGGAAAATAGCAATGAACTTAAAACTATTGCCAATAAAAATATTGCTTATGTAGATGCAGATCTTATAAACCGGTATTTATTAGAAAGCGGTGTTTGTGAAAAAATTGCTGAAACAAAAATCTGTTCATTATCTAAGTACGCTGACAGAACAAGATTATCAGAAAAATTTGGCAGTATTGCAATTTCGAATTTAAAAAGCATAGACAATCAGAAAAGATACTTAATCGCCGCCCGCAAAAATGATCTGATATTTTTTGAAGAAGATAAAACCGCTATCAATACATTTGCTGATTATGCTTCTGTTGCGATTGAAAACTCATTATTGCTTGAACAATCAATTGAAAAACAAAGACTCGAAAAGGAACTTGATGTTGCCCGCGATATTCAAAAGAGAATACTGCCGAAAGAAAATCCGGAATTAGAAAATCTTTCCATCTCTTCTTTTTTTATTCCGGCTTTTGAGGTTGGCGGTGATTATTATGATTTTTTTGAGATTAGTAAAACCAAACTTGGCTTTATTATAGCAGATGTTTCAGGAAAAGGAATTTCTGCTGCTTTTATTATGGCAGAAGTAAAAGGAATTTTTAATTCATTAAGCAAAATGATCGATAAACCTAAACAGATTTTAGAAAAAGCAAATGAGATATTGATTCACAGATTGAGAAAAAAAGATTTTGTAAGCGCCTTGTATGGGATTATTGATTCTGAAAAAGAGGAATTAACGTTTGCCCGTGCCGGTCACTGTCCTGCTATACTGATAAGACAAAACAAAATACAATCATTTAAAACATCCGGTATAGGTTTAGGTCTTACAAATTGTTTTGATTTTAATAATCATCTTGAAGAGATAAAGATAAATCTTAGAGATTCTGATACTTTTGTATTTTACACAGATGGGATAACTGAAGCAAAGAATGATAAGCTTGAAGATTTTGGTGAAGAACAATTTGCAAATATTCTTGTTGAATATTCTGATAAAAATGTTAATGAAATAGCTGACCAAGTGATAAAGGAAGTGTCATTATTTTCAAGCAGTCATCATCAGTATGATGACATAACTTTAATTATATTAAAGTGGAATAAAAAAAATAATTCAAACGGAGTTTAA
- a CDS encoding HAMP domain-containing sensor histidine kinase: MKMSGGPTSINLKLFLLVIALAIAAGTLYYTQTLVQKLHQRERSIVELYAKGFEYIANSDSPDADLTFLFDNIIKPIDFPIILTDKDNNFNPESNTEIKNVNIDSTLSNEERKKALAEMIIEMDAIHKPINITYADTIILQRIHFGESNLVRQLKFYPYIQIIIAALFILIGYIGFSQIKRSEQSNIWVGMAKETAHQFGTPISSLMGWIEMMKLNYEKPDAVLDITEEISSDVEKLNKITYRFSKIGSKPEIRNHVVYEEAKKVTEYFNRRLPQTGKTVELVVDGNKNCSALINQELFEWVLENLIKNALDAIENKNGLIRIHITENKKDVEIEVSDNGKGIDLHRRKDVFRPGYSTKKRGWGLGLSLSKRIIEGYHGGKISVKSSTPLEGTIFKIILKRQY; this comes from the coding sequence ATGAAAATGTCAGGTGGTCCGACATCAATTAATCTAAAATTATTTTTACTTGTAATTGCATTGGCAATAGCTGCCGGTACGCTTTATTATACCCAAACTCTTGTACAAAAATTGCATCAGCGGGAAAGAAGTATTGTCGAATTGTATGCAAAGGGTTTTGAATATATAGCTAACAGTGATTCCCCTGATGCTGACCTTACATTTTTATTTGACAACATTATTAAGCCCATTGACTTTCCGATAATTCTTACTGATAAAGACAATAACTTTAATCCTGAAAGTAATACAGAGATTAAAAATGTAAATATTGATTCAACTCTAAGTAACGAGGAAAGAAAAAAAGCACTCGCTGAGATGATTATTGAAATGGATGCTATCCATAAACCAATAAATATTACTTATGCCGATACTATAATTCTACAGCGCATTCATTTTGGGGAATCTAATCTTGTTAGACAGTTAAAGTTTTATCCATACATCCAAATCATAATTGCAGCGTTATTCATACTTATTGGCTATATCGGGTTCAGTCAGATAAAACGCAGTGAACAAAGTAACATTTGGGTCGGAATGGCTAAAGAAACTGCACATCAGTTCGGTACACCGATATCAAGTTTGATGGGCTGGATAGAAATGATGAAACTGAACTACGAAAAGCCCGATGCAGTTCTGGATATAACAGAAGAAATTTCAAGCGATGTAGAAAAACTTAATAAAATTACTTATCGTTTTTCTAAAATTGGTTCAAAGCCTGAAATTAGAAATCATGTAGTATATGAAGAGGCAAAAAAAGTTACTGAGTATTTTAACAGAAGATTACCACAGACTGGCAAAACTGTCGAATTAGTTGTTGATGGAAATAAAAATTGCAGTGCTCTGATAAATCAGGAACTTTTTGAGTGGGTACTTGAGAACCTGATTAAAAATGCTTTAGATGCTATCGAGAATAAAAATGGTCTGATCCGGATACATATTACAGAAAACAAAAAGGATGTTGAGATAGAAGTATCTGATAATGGTAAAGGTATTGACCTGCATAGAAGAAAAGATGTTTTCAGACCAGGATATAGCACGAAAAAAAGAGGCTGGGGTTTAGGATTAAGTTTATCTAAAAGAATCATCGAAGGTTATCACGGAGGTAAAATATCAGTAAAAAGCTCAACGCCATTAGAAGGAACAATCTTTAAAATAATTCTTAAAAGGCAATATTAA
- a CDS encoding ATP-binding protein: MKTNKLKVKSKTENLSVIRDFVSSYAAEARIEQNIIENIILAVDEACTNIIKHAYHSVPDGEIIIKLKLSGKKFIVTITDYGNSFSPEKIPEPDLQKYYRQKKVGGLGMYLMKTLMDDVEYHSVPGKYNEVLLSKNIKVDKSNVRH; this comes from the coding sequence GTGAAAACAAATAAATTAAAAGTTAAAAGTAAAACTGAAAATTTATCGGTTATAAGAGATTTTGTCAGCTCTTACGCAGCTGAAGCAAGGATAGAACAGAACATAATTGAGAATATTATCCTTGCAGTTGATGAAGCCTGTACAAATATTATTAAACACGCATATCATTCTGTACCTGATGGAGAAATTATTATCAAGCTTAAACTATCAGGTAAAAAGTTTATTGTTACTATTACAGATTATGGCAATTCATTTTCGCCCGAAAAAATTCCTGAACCTGATCTGCAAAAATATTACAGACAGAAAAAAGTTGGCGGACTTGGTATGTATCTGATGAAAACTCTTATGGATGATGTTGAATATCATTCTGTACCCGGTAAATACAACGAAGTATTGCTTTCCAAAAATATTAAAGTGGATAAAAGCAATGTCAGACACTGA
- a CDS encoding STAS domain-containing protein, which produces MKTKVFEKYNAVIIELKGDVMGGDDTKEFNQLLHKLIDEGKKNVVVDLGEVKFMNSSGLGMLISGLTTVKRENGSLKLANVTEKIESLLIITKLITIFESFDSVDDAVKSFS; this is translated from the coding sequence ATGAAAACTAAAGTTTTTGAGAAGTATAACGCCGTTATCATAGAATTAAAAGGTGATGTAATGGGCGGCGATGATACAAAAGAATTTAATCAATTACTTCATAAGCTTATTGATGAGGGCAAAAAAAATGTAGTCGTAGACCTTGGCGAAGTTAAGTTTATGAATAGTTCAGGACTTGGAATGCTTATTAGCGGTTTAACAACAGTTAAAAGAGAAAACGGAAGTTTGAAACTTGCTAATGTTACTGAAAAAATTGAGAGTTTACTTATTATAACAAAACTCATTACAATTTTTGAATCTTTTGATTCGGTTGATGATGCTGTAAAAAGTTTTAGTTAG
- a CDS encoding STAS domain-containing protein — protein sequence MADFNTSIKEQGDVSIINLIGYLDAHTAPVLENNFVNLIGKNRFQIVVDFKDLAYISSAGLGVFMAYVEEIRQNKGDIKLSGMSAKVYNIFDLLGFPLLYEIFDSEEEAVKKFSEK from the coding sequence ATGGCAGATTTCAACACCTCGATTAAAGAACAAGGTGATGTTAGTATTATAAATCTTATTGGTTATCTGGATGCTCATACTGCACCGGTGCTCGAAAATAATTTTGTAAACCTGATTGGCAAAAACAGATTTCAGATTGTTGTTGATTTCAAAGACCTTGCATACATAAGCAGTGCAGGACTTGGGGTCTTTATGGCTTATGTAGAAGAGATAAGGCAGAATAAAGGTGATATTAAATTATCAGGTATGAGCGCAAAGGTTTATAATATCTTCGACCTTCTGGGTTTTCCCTTGCTTTATGAAATATTTGATTCAGAAGAAGAAGCAGTTAAGAAATTTTCAGAAAAATAA
- a CDS encoding sigma-70 family RNA polymerase sigma factor, with protein MDFEEKENMPQPQILSLDDDFSLIKNFIDGDDSAFNELVKRHKEKVRNIIYLTLSNTDAIDDIAQEVFITVFKNLKSFRFESQFTTWLYRITINKCKDHLRKTKIRKIFLPLKDDEEYNVLGSINENTDVKQIVRNAIASLPDKLRLPIMLKDLEGFSYQEIADTMNCEIGTIKSRIFRGRETLKNILKPIEKELML; from the coding sequence ATGGATTTTGAAGAAAAAGAAAATATGCCGCAACCTCAGATTTTAAGTCTTGATGATGATTTTTCATTGATTAAAAACTTTATCGATGGTGATGATTCAGCTTTCAATGAACTTGTAAAAAGACACAAAGAAAAGGTTAGAAATATTATTTATCTAACTTTATCTAATACTGATGCTATTGATGACATTGCACAGGAAGTATTTATAACTGTTTTTAAAAATCTCAAATCCTTCAGATTTGAATCGCAGTTTACAACCTGGCTTTACCGGATTACAATAAATAAATGCAAGGATCATTTACGTAAGACTAAAATCCGAAAGATTTTTTTACCACTAAAAGACGATGAAGAGTATAATGTTTTAGGATCTATAAATGAAAATACTGATGTTAAGCAAATTGTAAGAAATGCAATTGCTTCACTTCCAGATAAACTTCGTTTGCCTATTATGTTAAAAGATCTTGAAGGATTCAGTTATCAGGAAATTGCTGACACAATGAATTGCGAGATTGGAACAATAAAATCGAGAATTTTCAGAGGACGTGAGACATTGAAAAATATTCTTAAACCGATTGAAAAAGAATTAATGCTATGA